The stretch of DNA TGCGCACAGTGCCGGGTGCGACCACACGGCGGATGGCGCCTGCCGTGACCCCGTCTTCGAGCGGATGACAACCGATGGCGTCTTCATGCTCCAGAAAGCGCACGGTCGGGAAATCAGGTGTGAGCGGCGTTACCGACACATTGGCGACATTGCGCAAAAGCTCAATCGGCAGGCGATAATCATCGACCTTGCGGCCATTGATCAGCGAGGTCGGCACGATTGTGTTGGGAAGCGAGGCGGGCCGCACGCCCGGAAGCCCTGTGAAAATGCGCAGCGCCAACGGACGCATGTCGAGATCGCCGTGCGGAATGCGGGCGCGGGCCGCATAGCGCTCATTGGCAATCACATTGCCGAGCGAGAGTTCGGGTGGCACGCCGCCGGTTGCCGAAATGCGCAGACGCAACGTGCGATGGCTGCCGTCACAACCTTTTGGCAACGAGAAGAAATTCCAGTCCGCTTTCAGATCGCCATAAGGCACCAGCCATTCGGCAATGCCTTCACCATTTTCGAGATAATCGAGCGTCACAATGAGTTGCCCGTTGCGATTGGCGGGCAGATCGCGGAAGTGCAGCGCGAAACCGGATACGGCATAGCTCGATACCGGGAAAAGCTGCTCGATTTCCGATTCGCGCAACAGACGCGCAAAGCCCTCATCCTTCGGATCAACCAGCGGCGCATGGCCAAAGATTTCCGTTGCCGAATCCCAGTTGCGGGCATGAAACGCATCTTCGATGGCGCGATAGTTTTCAAACATCGTCTCACGCTCGCGGCGCAGCATGGCGAGCTCCGCATGCATCCGGCTTGTATGCGAAGCCAGACGGTCGAGGCTGGTTTCCATAAGCTGCGCCAGAAGGGCTGCCACGCTGTCAGGTCCGGCCTGATCGAGCCTTACGACCGGCAGCTTGGGTATGGTGCGCATGCGGTAAAGCTGCTGCAAGATCGTATCGAGATCGGCTGCGCCCGCATCAGAGGCGGCGATGGCTACAAGCGGAAATGAATTCGCCAGCCGCAGCCGCTTGCTGTCGCCCTCCAGATAGGTGATCGCAGCGCCCAGAGGCGTGGTTTCCAGCGCTTCACGATCACGCAACGAGGCGATGGCATAGCGGCGGGATTTCCGCCCGGAGATCGCAGGAAGTGGTGTGCTCAACATAGCCGTCCATTATGTGGGGGCCGATTGGGAGGTTCGACCTATGTGACAATGAGAAAATACAGACCATGTATTGTCAACAGCCATATAACATCAACTATATGATATTATTGCGAATATTTGCACAGTTATTAATTCAAAATTTGAAACAATGTTCTGATATATTCATTTTTATGCGTAACTGCGCAGAAAAGCGGCATTTTATATTCAAAGTTTATGATTCAAGCGCCAAATTATCGCCACATAGCCTGTTATCGACCATGAAGAACTGCTTCGATCAAGGTTTTTTGCTGCCTTAAACATTCCGTCATCTTAAAGCGTTTTTCCACGGTTCGACGCCCTGCGGCACGCATGGGCAGGTAGGCGTCGGGTGATCTAAGCACGTTGAGTACGGTTTCAGCCAACGCATCCGTGTCGTAGAAAGGCACCAGCAAGCCATTTTGGCCCGAACGGATCACTTCACGTACCGGCGGTGTATCGGAGCCAATGATGAGCGCACCACAGGCCATGGCCTCCACCACCGACCAGGACAGCACGAACGGAAAGGTAAGATAGATATGCGCGGTGGAAATCTGGTAGAGT from Brucella sp. BE17 encodes:
- a CDS encoding DUF6212 domain-containing protein; the protein is MLSTPLPAISGRKSRRYAIASLRDREALETTPLGAAITYLEGDSKRLRLANSFPLVAIAASDAGAADLDTILQQLYRMRTIPKLPVVRLDQAGPDSVAALLAQLMETSLDRLASHTSRMHAELAMLRRERETMFENYRAIEDAFHARNWDSATEIFGHAPLVDPKDEGFARLLRESEIEQLFPVSSYAVSGFALHFRDLPANRNGQLIVTLDYLENGEGIAEWLVPYGDLKADWNFFSLPKGCDGSHRTLRLRISATGGVPPELSLGNVIANERYAARARIPHGDLDMRPLALRIFTGLPGVRPASLPNTIVPTSLINGRKVDDYRLPIELLRNVANVSVTPLTPDFPTVRFLEHEDAIGCHPLEDGVTAGAIRRVVAPGTVRISARSVIDHPEGQPCAVGLLAVNLGADIEEEIAAIANLDRRRPQALFSGWSAVGPGRAVDINFIFEEPVKRTMDLIILSKAAAESVDFSWLKVFNFRLVKHIEASPVSIDAPMTSKEVANVR